Genomic DNA from Verrucomicrobiia bacterium:
CCTGAACCACGCGGCGGGAAGGTTGAACTGGCAAGAGTCATCGGAGTCATCGAGGCTGCCAGAGGCGTTAGCTTCAAGGCGGCCGTGTTTATGTGCGGCTGCAATGAAGGATGCGCTGGCTTGCAGGGGAGATAGGTAAGGCACCGTCTTGGCCTGCTCATTTTCCGAGGTACTTCCAGGGCTGGCGTATCCGGTCGAGCCGTTCGGCTTCGGACACCTCTCGCCGGGTTTGGCGTCGTCTGTCCTTGGCGCCGCCGGCGATGGCTTGTGGCACGCGCCAGGCCTCTCGGAAGAGATTCACGATCGTCCGGTAGATGAATTCAAATATATACATAATTTGGTTTCGTTAGAGCCTCCGGAGGCTTACCGCGCGACGTCAGGCTTGAGGAGGCCGCCGGCGGAGGGGGCAAAGCCGTGCATGTCCATTTCCACTCGGCTCCAGTTATTGGCATAGTGTTTGGCCGTTTCCACGGTCACGTAACCTCCCTTGAAAAGCTGCATCAAATACTGGTCGAAGCTATGCATGCCCTCATTCACTGAGGCTTCGATATTGCTGGCGAGGAGCGCCAGGTCGTTCCGGGCGACGGCGTCCTGGGTGCCGATGTTGCGCTTGAGGATCTCCAGGCAGGGGATGCGTTTCCCGGCGCAGCTCGGGATGAGCCGCTGGCAGACCATCGCATTCAGGCTTCGGGCCAGCAGGGCGCTGGCGTTCGCCTGCTCCGGCGCCGGATAGAACTCCCGGATGCGGTCGATGGCGCGCGGCACGGAATCCGCATGCAGGGTAGTGAGCACCAGGTGACCGGTTTCGGCGGCTTGCATCGCAGCCAGGGCGCTTTCGGCATCGCGGACCTCGCCCAGGAATATCACCTCGGGGTCCTGGCGCACCGCGTTGCGAATCCCGTTGGCGAAAGATTCGGTATCGACGCCGACTTCGCGTTGTTCGAACTGGCATTTATCCTCTTCAAACAGATACTCGATGGGATCCTCGATGGTGATGATGCGCAACG
This window encodes:
- a CDS encoding PilT/PilU family type 4a pilus ATPase, whose translation is MERVDPTSELGKILVWCSGQKATDLHTQADRRYSIREDGKLQRIAPEQFPVPGNDDVMRMLRQAFSNSIYDRIEKQHEMDLSFLCAQVRYRANFSKQQGKQSCSFRVVPQHMLKLQDLELPDTVADLVKEPRGLLIVTGASGQGKSTTIRALLQRLNETLALRIITIEDPIEYLFEEDKCQFEQREVGVDTESFANGIRNAVRQDPEVIFLGEVRDAESALAAMQAAETGHLVLTTLHADSVPRAIDRIREFYPAPEQANASALLARSLNAMVCQRLIPSCAGKRIPCLEILKRNIGTQDAVARNDLALLASNIEASVNEGMHSFDQYLMQLFKGGYVTVETAKHYANNWSRVEMDMHGFAPSAGGLLKPDVAR